The DNA window TAGATTCTGCTCATAAAACCAGTGTGGATGGCATTTTTGCCTGTGGTGACAGTGTAACGCTGATGAGGTCGGTAGCCACAGCCATTGCCCATGGGAACATGACCGGGGCCATTGTTAATAAAGAACTGATTGAAGAAGACTTTTAATCAGTAAATATTTGGGAATTAACGTTAAAAATCATCTCTGATGATGCTGGAAGCTTACCGGAAATTCCGTACATTTGGGGTGAAAAATTCAAAATAAAGAAGTAAATGGATATTATTTTTGACCTGATTGAAAAGGAAAGACAAAGACAAACCCACGGATTGGAACTGATTGCCTCGGAAAATTTCGTTTCTGAAAATGTGATGAAAGCAGTGGGGAGTGTACTTACCAACAAATATGCTGAAGGATATCCCGGGAAAAGATATTACGGAGGATGTGAAGTAGTAGATGAGGTCGAAACATTAGCCATTAACAGAGCCAAAGAACTGTTCGGGATTGAGTATGCGAATGTGCAGCCTCATTCCGGATCCCAGGCCAATGCAGCTATTTACCTTGCGGTATTGAAGCCGGGAGATAAAATTATGGGAATGGATCTTTCCATGGGAGGGCATCTTACCCACGGTTCAGCTGTGAATTTTTCAGGGATGCAGTATGATGTAGTTTCGTATGGCGTAAACAGGGAAACAGGCCTTATCGATTATGACCAGATGAGGGAAGTAGCATTGAGAGAAAAGCCTAAGATGCTGATCGCAGGATTCTCTGCTTACTCAAGAGATCTGGATTATGCCAAGTTCAGAGAGGTTGCCGATGAAATAGGAGCCACATTGTGGGCGGATATTGCCCATCCTGCAGGTCTTGTTGCCAAAGGATTGCTGAATTCCCCGTTTGAACACTGCCACGTAGTAACCACAACCACTCATAAAACACTGAGAGGCCCGAGAGGAGGAATGATTATGATGGGAAAAGATTTTGAAAATACTTACGGACACAAAACACCTAAAGGAGAAATCAAAATGATGAGTCAGGTGTTAGACAGTTCAGTATTCCCTGGAATCCAGGGAGGCCCTCTGGAGCATGTCATCGCTGGAAAAGCAGTTGCTTTCGGTGAAGCTTTGGATGCTCAGTTTGCTACGTATGCCAAGCAGGTGAAAGATAATGCTCAGGCATTATCGAAAGCTATGATTGACAGAGGATTTGACATCGTAAGCGGCGGTACAGACAATCACCTGATGCTGGTAGATCTGAGAAATAAAGGCGTGAACGGCAAGGAAACTGAGAAAGCCCTGGTACAGGCAGATATTACCTGCAACAAAAATATGGTTCCTTTTGATGATAAATCTCCTTTTACTACATCAGGAATCAGATTGGGAACAGCAGCTATTACTACTCGTGGCCTTAAAGAAAAAGATATGGATACCATTGCCGAACTGATTTCGGAAGTTGTGGATAACATCAAAAATGAAGAGGTCCTGTCTTCAGTAAGAAAGAAAGTGAACGAACTGATGGCAGACAAAGCTTTATTTAATTACTAAAAAAATATATTAATTTTTAATATCAGAGAATGGGCATTTTGTCCATTCTTTTTTTATCTATGGAAAAGAAGTATTTTACGTATGAAGAAATAAAACAGAAACTGGTCAACTACTGCGTATATCAGGACCGCTGCCATGCGGAAGTGGAACAGAAGATGAGGGAATTTTTACTTATTGATGAAGCAAAAGAGGAAATCATCCTTTACCTGCTGAAAGAGAACTACCTTAATGAAGAGCGGTTCACCAGAAGTTATATCAGAGGAAAATTTTA is part of the Chryseobacterium camelliae genome and encodes:
- the glyA gene encoding serine hydroxymethyltransferase, with amino-acid sequence MDIIFDLIEKERQRQTHGLELIASENFVSENVMKAVGSVLTNKYAEGYPGKRYYGGCEVVDEVETLAINRAKELFGIEYANVQPHSGSQANAAIYLAVLKPGDKIMGMDLSMGGHLTHGSAVNFSGMQYDVVSYGVNRETGLIDYDQMREVALREKPKMLIAGFSAYSRDLDYAKFREVADEIGATLWADIAHPAGLVAKGLLNSPFEHCHVVTTTTHKTLRGPRGGMIMMGKDFENTYGHKTPKGEIKMMSQVLDSSVFPGIQGGPLEHVIAGKAVAFGEALDAQFATYAKQVKDNAQALSKAMIDRGFDIVSGGTDNHLMLVDLRNKGVNGKETEKALVQADITCNKNMVPFDDKSPFTTSGIRLGTAAITTRGLKEKDMDTIAELISEVVDNIKNEEVLSSVRKKVNELMADKALFNY